GCGTCCCAGACCTGGGCGCCCGCGCCACGGACGAGCGCGAGGGCGGGGGTGCCGTAGTTGTCGGTGAGCGCCGCCTTCCAGCGGGCCCCGTACGTCTCGTTGGACTGCTCCGACTGCTCGGACTGCTTCGAGCTGTTGCCGCTCACGCGGATTCCCCTCCCTCTGCGTCGGGCACGACCATCGTGCCGATGCCCTCGTCCGTGAAGATCTCCAGCAGGATCGAGTGCTGGACCCGCCCGTCGATCACCCGGGCGTTGCTCACGCCCCCGCGGACCGCGTGCAGGCAGCCCTGCATCTTGGGGACCATCCCGCTCGACAGCTCGGGCAGCAGTTTCTCCAGCTCGCTGACGGTGAGCCGGCTGATGACCTCGTCGCTGTTGGGCCAGTCCGCGTAGAGCCCCTCGACGTCGGTGAGGACCATCAGGGTCTCCGCGCCCAGGGCGGCGGCGAGCGCGGCGGCCGCGGTGTCGGCGTTCACGTTGTAGACGTGGTCGTCGTCGGCGCTGCGCGCGATGGAGGAGATGACCGGGATCCGGCCGTCCGCCAGCAGCGCCTCGATCGCGCCGGTGTCGATGGCGGTGATCTCGCCGACCCGGCCGATGTCGACGAGTTCCCCGTCGATCTCGGGCCGGTGCCGGACGGCGGTGATGGTGTGGGCGTCCTCGCCGGTCATGCCGACGGCGAGCGGCCCGTGCTGGTTGAGCAGTCCGACCAGCTGGCGCTGGACCTGCCCGGCGAGCACCATCCGTACGACGTCCATCGCTTCCGGGGTGGTGACGCGCAGGCCCGCCTTGAACTCGCTGACCAGGCCGTGCCGGTCGAGCTGGGCGTTGATCTGCGGGCCGCCGCCGTGCACGACGACCGGCTTGAGGCCGGCCTGGCGCAGGAAGACGACGTCCTGCGCGAAGGCGGCCTTCAGGTCCTCGTCGATCATGGCGTTGCCGCCGAACTTGATGACGACGACCTTGCCGTTGTGGCGGGTCAGCCAGGGCAGCGCCTCGATGAGGATCTCTGCCTTGGGGAGCGCGGTGTGCTTGCGGGCACTGCCGGGGGCGCCGCTCATGACGAGTACGCGCTGTTCTCGTGGACGTAGTCGGCGGTCAGGTCGTTGGCCCAGATGACCGCGGACTCGGTGCCGGTGGCCAGGTCGGCGGTGATGCGGACCTCGCGGTCCTTCATCGAGACCAGGTCGCGGTCCTCGCCGACGGAGCCGTTCTTGCAGACCCAGATCCCGTTGATGGCGACGTTCAGCCGGTCCGGGTCGAAGGCGGCCTTGGTGGTGCCGATCGCGGAGAGCACCCGGCCCCAGTTCGGGTCCTCGCCGTGGATGGCGCACTTGAGGAGGTTGTTCCGGGCGATGGACCGGCCCACCTCGACGGCGTCGTCCTCGCTGGCCGCGTTCACGACCTCGATCCGGATGTCCTTGCTGGCGCCCTCGGCGTCGCCGATCAGCTGGCGGGCCAGGTCGTCGCAGACGGTCCGGACGGCCTCGGCGAACTCCTCGTACGCCGGGTCCACCCCGGAGGCGCCGGAGGCGAGCAGCAGCACGGTGTCGTTGGTGGACATGCAGCCGTCGGAGTCGACCCGGTCGAAGGTGGTGCGGGTCGCGTCCCGCAGCGCCTTGTCGAGGGTGGCGCTGTCCAGGTCCGCGTCGGTGGTGAGGACGACGAGCATGGTGGCCAGGCCCGGGGCGAGCATGCCCGCGCCCTTGGCCATGCCGCCGACGGTCCAGCCCGCGGCGTGGCTGACGGTGGCGGTCTTGTGGACGGTGTCGGTGGTCTTGATGGCGATGGCCGCGGCCTCGCCGCCGTCCTCGCTGAGCGCCCCGGCGGCGCTCTCGATGCCGGGCAGCAGCTTGTCCATGGGCAGGAGTACGCCGATCAGCCCGGTGGAGGCCACCGCGATCTCCCCGGCGTTGTGCGCGCCGCCGAGGACGGCGGCGGCCTTCTCGGCGGTGGCGTGGGTGTCCTGGAAGCCGCGGGGGCCGGTGCAGGCGTTGGCGCCACCGGAGTTGAGGACCACGGCGCTGACCGTGCCGCCGCGCAGGACCTGCTCGGACCAGAGGACCGGGGCGGCCTTGACGCGGTTGGAGGTGAAGACGCCCGCTGCGGCCAGACGCGGTCCGTTGTTGACCACGAGGGCGAGGTCCGGATTGCCGTTTGCCTTGATCCCGGCGGCGATGCCCGCCCCGCTGAATCCCTGTGCTGCCGTGACACTCACTGCATCTCCTTGTTCGCTTCTCCGCCCGCGCAGCGCGCCGGTGCGGGCATCATCGTCGTCCTCAGCCGGGTGGCTGCGCGTGCGACGCTCACGGAGCGACTCCGATCGATGAAAGACCCAGGCTCTCGTGGAGCCCGAGGGCGATGTTCATGCTCTGCACCGCGCCACCGGCGGTGCCCTTGGTCAGGTTGTCGATGGCGCTGATCGCGATGATCCGCTGGGCGGAGGCGTCGTACGCGACCTGGATCTGAACGGCGTTGGAACCGTGGACGGACGAGGTCGCGGGCCACTGCCCCTCGGGGAGCAGGTGGACGAACGGCTCGTCCGCGTAGGCCTTCTCGTAGGCCGCGCGCACCGATGCCGCGGTGGTTCCGGGCACGGCCTTGGCGGAACAGGTGGCCAGGATGCCGCGGGACATCGGGGCGAGGGTCGGGGTGAAGGACACCGAGACCCGGGTCCCGGCGACGGCCGAGAGGTTCTGGACCATCTCGGGGGTGTGCCGGTGGCCGCCGCCGACGCCGTACGGGCTCATGGAGCCCATCACCTCGGAGCCGAGCAGGTGGGGCTTGAGCGCCTTGCCCGCGCCGGAGGTGCCGGTGGCGGCGACGATCACCGCCTCGGGCTCGGCGAGCCCCTCCCCGTAGGCGGGGAAGAGGGCCAGGGAAACGGCGGTCGGGTAGCAGCCGGGAACGGCGATGCGCTTGGCCCCCGCGAGCGCGGCGCGGCCGCCGGGCAGCTCGGGGAGGCCGTAGGGCCAGGTCCCGGCGTGCGGGGCGCCGTAGAAGGCGTCCCAGTCGGCGGCGGACTCCAGCCGGTGGTCGGCGCCCATGTCGACGACGAGGACGTCCTCGCCGAGCTGGGCGGCGACGGCGGCCGACTGGCCGTGCGGCAGGGCGAGGAAGACCACGTCGTGCGGGGCGTCCTGCCCGGCGAGCACCTCGGGGGTGGTCGCTTCGAGGGTGCGTCCGGCCAGCGGCACGAGGTGCGGCTGGAGGGAACCCAGGAGCTGTCCGGCGTTGGCGTTGCCGGTCAGCGCGCCGATCTCGACCTCGGGGTGGGCCAGCAGCAGGCGCAGCAGTTCTCCGCCCGCATACCCACTCGCTCCGGCCACCGCAACACGAACCACCATCGGACCCTCCTCGTCGATGGCATGACTATACGTTTCGATGCACGTTTATGCAAAGCTCTGTTCTGCTCCACGGGGCGGGCCCGGCCCCCGTGCGATGCTGGTGTCCGTGACGATCGAGGATCTCGTGCGGCTGCGTCGCGCCCGGGACGCGATGGACCGCGACTACGCGCAGCCGCTGGACGTTCCCGCACTGGCGGACATCGCCCTGATGTCCCCGGGGCACTTCTCGCGCAGCTTCCGCGCGGCCTTCGGCGAGACGCCGTACAGCTATCTCATGACCCGCCGAGTCGAGCGCGCGAAGGCGCTGCTGCGCCGGGGCGACCTGAGCGTGACCGAGGTCTGCTTCGCGGTCGGATGCACCTCGCTGGGCTCGTTCAGCTCCCGCTTCACCGAGCTGGTCGGCGAGAGCCCCAGCGCCTACCGGGCCCGCCGGCACGAGGACGGCGCCGCGATCCCGGCGTGCGTGGCCAAGATCCTCACGCGCCCGGCCAGGAGCGGCCCGCCGGCGCGGTGACGGTGCCGGGGCCAGGACCGGGACCGGAGGCGGAATCGCGCCCCGCGTCGTAGCGTCGCAGTCATGACCATCAAGCTTTCGACGTGTTTCATCGCGGTCGACGATCACGACAAGGCCCTCGCCTTCTACCGCGACACCCTCGGCCTGGAAGTGCGCAACGACGTCGGCTTCGAGGGAATGCGCTGGGTCACCGTCGGCTCGCCCGAGCAGCTCGACGTGGAGGTCGTCCTCGAACCGCCGCTCGCCAACCCCAACGCCTCGCCCGCCGACAAACAGGCGATGGCGGAGCTGCTCGCCAAGGGCATGCTCCGCGGGGTGATCTTCACGACCGACGATGTCGACGCCACCTTCGAACGCATCCGCGCGGCGGGCGCCGAGGTGCTGCAGGAACCGGCCGACCAGCCGTACGGCGTCCGCGACTGCGCCTTCCGCGACCCGTCGGGCAACATGCTCCGCTTCAACCAGTCGCGCGCACACTGACCCGCGCCGCACGCGTACGGGCCCCCACGCACCGGTGCCCCTGACCCGACGGCATCGGCCGCGGGCCAGGGGCACCGGTGGTGAGCGGTGAGCGGGGCGGTCAGGAGCGCTGGTCCCCGGACTTCGCCGCACGCTCCGCGTTGCGCTCCTTGATGCGGACCGTCTCCTTGCGGACCTCGGCCTGCGTGCTGCGCTCCTTCTCCAGCCACTCGGGCAGCTCGGCCTTGATGGCTTCGATCTGCTCGGTGGTCAGGGCGTCCGTGACGCCCCCGCGCGCGAGACCGGCGATGGAGATGCCGAGCTTGTTCGCGACGACGGGGCGCGGGTGCGGACCGTTGAGGCGCAGGTCCTGGAGCCACTGGGGCGGATCGGCCTGGAGCGCAACCAGCTCGGCCCGGGAGACGACACCCTCCTGGAACTCGGCGGGTGTGGCCTCGAGGTACACACCCAGTTTCTTCGCCGCGGTCGCGGGCTTCATGGTCTGGGTGTTCTGGTGCGACGTCATGGGGTCAAGAGTATCGAGCGTGTGCGCTACCTCCGACCACGACCGGTAACCTGGCCGGGTGACAGGCTCGGAAACACCCCCTTCGTTCCGGCTCGCGTACGTCCCGGGAGTGACGCCCACCAAGTGGGTGCGGATCTGGAACGAGCGGCTGCCCGACGTCCCGCTGACCCTGGTCCAGGTGACCCCCGGCGAGGCGCCCGCCCTGCTCCGCGACGGCGGCGCCGACGCGGGCTTCGTACGGCTCCCGATCGACCGCACGGACCTCAGCGCGATCCCCCTCTACACCGAGACCACCGTGGTCGTGATCCCCAAGGACCACCTGATCACGACGGCCGAAGAGGTGGCCACGGCCGATCTGGCCGACGAGATCGTGCTGCACCCCCTCGACGACACCCTCGACTGGGAGCAGCTGCCGGGCAAGCCCGCGCTGGCGCGCCCCGAGACGACGGCGGACGCGATCGAGCTGGTGGCGGCGGGGATCGGCGTGCTCGCCGTGCCGCAGTCGCTGGCCCGCCTGCACCACCGCAAGGACCTCACCTACCGCCCGCTGACGGGTGCGCCCGAGTCGCGGGTCGCGCTGTCGTGGCCGGAGGCCGACGAGACTCCCGAGCTGGTGGAGGAGTTCATCGGGATCGTGCGCGGTCGTACGGTCAACAGTTCGCGGGGGCGTACGCCGACCCCGCCGCAGCCGAAGAAGGACAAGCGCCCCGACGCGGCGGCGCGCCGCGGGCAGGCCGGGGGCAAGCCGGGATCCGGCAAGAACCCGCGCGGCGCCTCCGGTGGCGGCGCGAAGGGCGGCGCGGCGAAGAGCGGCGGAGCCAGGAGCGGCGGCGCCAAGGGCGGCGCGGGCAAGGGCGGCGCCAAGCGCGGCAAGCCGCGCGGGCGGTAGCCGCACCCGGCCGCCGGCCCGGTGCCGCCGCTGACGGTCAGACCCCGGTCGCCCGCACCGCCGCGTGCAGCTCGGCGGCGACGTCCGACAGCTCCGCCGCGTCCCGCACGCTGCCCTGGAGGTCGACGAGCACGTCGTCGAGGGGGACGGCCGCCGCGTGCGCGGCGATGTCCTCGGCGATCTGGGCCACGCTGCCCTGGAAGGGCCGCCGGTCCGCCCCCTCGAACGGCTCGGGGGTGTAGGCCGTGTTGACCCGTACGCACACGGCGATCCCCCGCGTACGTCCGCGCTCGGCGGCCAGGTCCCGCAGCCGCTCCCAGGCTTCGGCCAGCGCGCCCGGGCCGTGGGCCACCGGCATCCAGCCGTCCGCCCGGTCCACCAGACGGCGGGCGGCGCGCGGGCTGGTGGCGGGGAGGTAGACGGGGACCGGCCGGGCGGGCTTGGGGCCGATCCCGGCGGGCGCGATGTGCGTCAGCCCGCCCTTGTACGCGACCGGGTCGGGGCCCCAGACCGCCGCGCACACGTCGAGCAGCTCGTCCAGGACCGCGCCGCGCTCCTCGAAGGGCGCCACGGCCGCGGCGTTGAACTCGTCGCGCGACCAGCCGGTGCCCAGCCCCGCCAGCACCCGGCCCCCGCTCGCCGCGTCCAGGGAGGCGAGGGCCCGGGCCAGCTGGACGGGTATGTGCAGCGGGGCGATCAGCACGCTGGTCCCCAACCGGGCCCGTTCGGTGACGGCGGCCGCGAGGGTCAGCGTGATGAGCGGGTCGGCGACCCCGTGGTACTTGTCCATCCAGGGCAGGCCGGGGATCCCGTACATCCCCTCCAGGGGGTTCTCGGGGAAGAGGATCCGCTCGAAGACCCACAGGCTCTCGTACCCGGCCGCCTCGGCCGCGCGCGCCACCGCCGGGACGTCGCGGCCGATCTCGTAGTGCTTCATCTGGGGCAGGCTGAGCCCGAGCCGGATCGTCACGCTTCTTCTCCTTCGCCAAAGGGACACGGGGCGCCTGCCGGTGAGGCGCCGTCAGACGTCAAACGGACGTCCGCGGCGAAAGGTGCCTAGGTGACGTCAGGCGTCCGTAGCGGCCGCGCCGCGCAGTCTGCCGACGGCCGCGGCCAGTTCCCCGGCGCTCGCGACCCCGGCGAAGCTCATGCGGACGTACGGACCCGG
This is a stretch of genomic DNA from Streptomyces sp. NBC_00536. It encodes these proteins:
- the argB gene encoding acetylglutamate kinase, whose amino-acid sequence is MSGAPGSARKHTALPKAEILIEALPWLTRHNGKVVVIKFGGNAMIDEDLKAAFAQDVVFLRQAGLKPVVVHGGGPQINAQLDRHGLVSEFKAGLRVTTPEAMDVVRMVLAGQVQRQLVGLLNQHGPLAVGMTGEDAHTITAVRHRPEIDGELVDIGRVGEITAIDTGAIEALLADGRIPVISSIARSADDDHVYNVNADTAAAALAAALGAETLMVLTDVEGLYADWPNSDEVISRLTVSELEKLLPELSSGMVPKMQGCLHAVRGGVSNARVIDGRVQHSILLEIFTDEGIGTMVVPDAEGGESA
- the argJ gene encoding bifunctional glutamate N-acetyltransferase/amino-acid acetyltransferase ArgJ — its product is MSVTAAQGFSGAGIAAGIKANGNPDLALVVNNGPRLAAAGVFTSNRVKAAPVLWSEQVLRGGTVSAVVLNSGGANACTGPRGFQDTHATAEKAAAVLGGAHNAGEIAVASTGLIGVLLPMDKLLPGIESAAGALSEDGGEAAAIAIKTTDTVHKTATVSHAAGWTVGGMAKGAGMLAPGLATMLVVLTTDADLDSATLDKALRDATRTTFDRVDSDGCMSTNDTVLLLASGASGVDPAYEEFAEAVRTVCDDLARQLIGDAEGASKDIRIEVVNAASEDDAVEVGRSIARNNLLKCAIHGEDPNWGRVLSAIGTTKAAFDPDRLNVAINGIWVCKNGSVGEDRDLVSMKDREVRITADLATGTESAVIWANDLTADYVHENSAYSS
- the argC gene encoding N-acetyl-gamma-glutamyl-phosphate reductase encodes the protein MVVRVAVAGASGYAGGELLRLLLAHPEVEIGALTGNANAGQLLGSLQPHLVPLAGRTLEATTPEVLAGQDAPHDVVFLALPHGQSAAVAAQLGEDVLVVDMGADHRLESAADWDAFYGAPHAGTWPYGLPELPGGRAALAGAKRIAVPGCYPTAVSLALFPAYGEGLAEPEAVIVAATGTSGAGKALKPHLLGSEVMGSMSPYGVGGGHRHTPEMVQNLSAVAGTRVSVSFTPTLAPMSRGILATCSAKAVPGTTAASVRAAYEKAYADEPFVHLLPEGQWPATSSVHGSNAVQIQVAYDASAQRIIAISAIDNLTKGTAGGAVQSMNIALGLHESLGLSSIGVAP
- a CDS encoding helix-turn-helix transcriptional regulator translates to MTIEDLVRLRRARDAMDRDYAQPLDVPALADIALMSPGHFSRSFRAAFGETPYSYLMTRRVERAKALLRRGDLSVTEVCFAVGCTSLGSFSSRFTELVGESPSAYRARRHEDGAAIPACVAKILTRPARSGPPAR
- a CDS encoding VOC family protein, producing the protein MTIKLSTCFIAVDDHDKALAFYRDTLGLEVRNDVGFEGMRWVTVGSPEQLDVEVVLEPPLANPNASPADKQAMAELLAKGMLRGVIFTTDDVDATFERIRAAGAEVLQEPADQPYGVRDCAFRDPSGNMLRFNQSRAH
- a CDS encoding DUF5997 family protein; translated protein: MTSHQNTQTMKPATAAKKLGVYLEATPAEFQEGVVSRAELVALQADPPQWLQDLRLNGPHPRPVVANKLGISIAGLARGGVTDALTTEQIEAIKAELPEWLEKERSTQAEVRKETVRIKERNAERAAKSGDQRS
- a CDS encoding LysR family substrate-binding domain-containing protein, producing the protein MTGSETPPSFRLAYVPGVTPTKWVRIWNERLPDVPLTLVQVTPGEAPALLRDGGADAGFVRLPIDRTDLSAIPLYTETTVVVIPKDHLITTAEEVATADLADEIVLHPLDDTLDWEQLPGKPALARPETTADAIELVAAGIGVLAVPQSLARLHHRKDLTYRPLTGAPESRVALSWPEADETPELVEEFIGIVRGRTVNSSRGRTPTPPQPKKDKRPDAAARRGQAGGKPGSGKNPRGASGGGAKGGAAKSGGARSGGAKGGAGKGGAKRGKPRGR
- a CDS encoding TIGR03619 family F420-dependent LLM class oxidoreductase, translating into MTIRLGLSLPQMKHYEIGRDVPAVARAAEAAGYESLWVFERILFPENPLEGMYGIPGLPWMDKYHGVADPLITLTLAAAVTERARLGTSVLIAPLHIPVQLARALASLDAASGGRVLAGLGTGWSRDEFNAAAVAPFEERGAVLDELLDVCAAVWGPDPVAYKGGLTHIAPAGIGPKPARPVPVYLPATSPRAARRLVDRADGWMPVAHGPGALAEAWERLRDLAAERGRTRGIAVCVRVNTAYTPEPFEGADRRPFQGSVAQIAEDIAAHAAAVPLDDVLVDLQGSVRDAAELSDVAAELHAAVRATGV